In Acidisarcina polymorpha, the DNA window ATTCATCGGGTTGTTCTCATGGAATCTAACCAGCACATCATTCGCGGTGTCTTGCAGTCTGGTGGTAGGCTTGTGCAACTTGCGAGTCGCCTTGGCGGCAAGTTGACAAAGCTCATAACGATTTCGGACATGGGCTAACGCCCCAAATATCAGATCAGAACGCATCAGTGTATTCTCCTTGTCATCGACTGGGTCCACGGCTCTCATTATCCTGCTGATGCAAAAGCCATCGGCCGAGGAGACAATCTTTTTTTGGTACTACGTATATGACGTTTCAGTCCTGCATCTTGTTTTAATTATTTTGTCACTTTGTTCGCAAACGACTGCGCGAATCCCGAGAAAGTAGAAGCAAAGTGAACGTAAATGTCCCTTATTCGAAAGTATGGCAGTCCACGAGAAGGGGCTGCATACCAGCGAAATGATTCTTCAATCCTTGCAGATGGGAGCACTTCTGTACTAAATCCCTGGATCAGTCTGGACAGTGTGTCGAGCCATAGGGCTTTTGGGCACCGGAAAGAGCTGGCTGCGAAGGTCGCTTGATGTTTTCGCCACCATTCAAGGTAAACCCTAAGTTTGTTACCGTCAACAGTTTTCTGGTTACTTAGGTGGATTGGACCAAGAAATGCCGGAAACTGGCAGCTATCGCCCGGCTTCTAGAACAAAGGCATTTTCGGGGAAGCCTCTCACTAAAAACTCTGTCAACTTCTTAGCGTCAGCTTCGTCATTGATGCCAAGCCAGATGTGTGCCAGCTCGTGAGCGACGACCTTCTTAGGTTCGGGGTTCAAGCTTCTGTTCGTCAACAACTTAGCGCCTTCGATATAAGTAGTTCGTCCAAGTAGATCTGTCGAGGCGATGATATTCTCGGTTTCTGCCCTACCCGATAGCTCAAGGAATTTGCGCCATCCCGCCCCATCACAGATGAGCACCCAGTGCCAGGAATGAGGGCGCGGCAAACTTGCCAGAAGCTGCACAAAAATGCGGGCCTGTTCCTTGCATTCGGCGGGCGCCGCCTGCCCGACCGGGACAAATGACGAGACGATGCTGACATCATTCGTCTCTCGGAATCCAGGAGCGTCTGGCAGGACAAACGCCCGGCATGAGAGTTCAGAAGTGATCGAGAAGAAACAAAGGAGAATTAAGATCCTTGCGGCTGGAGCCATGTTCACCCGGACCGAGAACTAAGACTCACTCAGTCTTCGGCAAAGGCCGACGTTTGCGGGAACACTCCATTAGAAAAAAAAATGTCGGTGGTGCTGGATCGGTCGAGTCTCGTCCGGAACTCCCGAAATGAAATCAGCTAGTTCCCGAGCAAATGGCTGAAGATCAGCAAGCCTCAGGCTTCAGCTCCAATAACTTCGATCGAGGGTGCGATATTGGATGGCTTCGGCGATGTGGCCAACATTGATGTCGGCTTGGGCGTCGAGGTCGGCAATGGTCCGGGAGACCTTGAGAATGCGATCGTGAGCGCGCGCGGTCAAGCCCTGCTGCTGCATGGCCCGTTCGAGCAGCCGCTCGGCGTCAGCAGAAAGTTCGCAGAAAACCCTTACCTGCCGAGTGCCCATCTGGGCGTTCGAATAGATCTTTTCGGCGGCCGTCACAAATCGTATCCTCTGCCGTTCGCGCGCGGCGAGCACACGGTCGCGGATCTCAGCCGACCCTTCGGCAGCGGTTCCGGAGCGCAGTTCCCGATACTGAACAGCCGGCACCTCGATGTGGATATCGATTCGATCGAGCAGCGGCCCCGACACTTTCGATATATATCTTTGAATCATCGGCGGCGTGCACAAACATTCGTGCGACTTGTCATTGAAATAGCCGCAGGGGCAGGGGTTCATCGCCGCCGCCAGCATAAACCTCGCAGGGAAGCTCAGCGACATACTCGCCCGGGATATCGTCACCTGGCCATCTTCAAGCGGCTGGCGCATGACTTCCAAGACATTGCGAGGGAACTCCGGGAGTTCGTCGAGGAACAGAACTCCATTGTTCGCGAGCGATACTTCCCCTGGCCGGGGAATCGCGCCTCCGCCGATCAGTCCGGCGTCGGAGATGGTGTGATGCGGAGATCGAAATGGCCGCTGCGTCACCAGGCCGGTGTCGGCGTCGAGCACTCCGGCGACCGAGTGAATCTTGGTCGTTTCCAGGGCTTCATCAAAACTCAGTGGCGCAAGGATCGAAGGCAGACGCTTGGCGAGCATTGTCTTGCCCGAGCCGGGCGGTCCGATCATCAATATATTATGGCTCCCGGCTGCCGCCACCTCGAGCGCCCGCTTCGCCGACTGCTGACCGCGCACATCCTTGAAGTCGAGGTGGAAATGCTGCAGTTCGCCAAGCAGCTTCGATGTCTCGACCTTGAATGGCTGAGTTTGAATGCCTCCGTTAGCGGCAGCATTGAGCAATTCGCGCACCTCAGTCAGCGAGCCTACCGCATACACCTTCACTCCCTCGACCACTGCGGCTTCAGCAGCGTTGGCGGCTGGCAATATTAAGTTTGCGATCCCATTCGCCCGCGCCGCGACCGCGACCGGGAGCATTCCCGGCACGGCGCGTAAGCTGCCATCCAGGCCAAGCTCTCCCACCAGAAGAAACTGGCTCAGGTCCTTCAGTTGAAGCGCGCCATAGGCCCCAAGGATCCCAATCGCGATCGGCAGGTCGAACCCGGAGCCTTCCTTTTTAATGTCCGCCGGAGCGAGGTTGATGGTGATGTGAGTTGGCGGGATCGCAAAGCCGGAATTCTTGATCGCCGCTCGCACCCGGTCGCGGCTCTCGCGCACCGCTGCATCCGGCAGGCCCACGGTGTGGAAGTGGTCTTCCTGCGTCTGAATGCCCGAAAAATCAACCTCGACATCGATGATGTTCGCATCAATGCCGTAGACAGCGGCGCTCAGCGCTTTGAAAAGCAATTAGGCCTTGAAGTTCGTGGGAGTCTTGGCGTGATTCTACGGCGCGGGAAGCGGTTTGGCGAGAGAATAAGCCATTCGGTAGTGTCCTATTGATCAAATCAGGACGCTATCGTCACGCTCTATGATGTGCAGTGATATCGGCTTAATCTCAGATACCTCGCTCTCAAGATGAGCCGCAAACTCCTCAAGACAGCCGCAGCCTGATAAGAGAATGTCGCATTATCGAATCTGCAACTTGGCGTCAAGCTTGATATCAGCCGAGGAATCACCCACCATCAGGCTGACCGGCTCCGCCTCTACCTGAAACCTCCCCAGCTTCTCGTCCCAGTAGGAGAGATCGGTGGCCTCGAGCGGTATGGTCACCGTCTTCTTCTCATTCGGCTGGATGCTGACCCGCTGAAACCCTTTCAACTCCTCACGCGGGCGTTCCACTTTGGACTTCAAATGCTTGACGTAAAGCTGGACAACTTCATCGCCAGCCATGCTTCCGGTGTTGGTCACATCCACGCTGACCGTCACCGTTCCATCTTTTGCGATTTCGGCAGAACTCGTCTTCAGATTCGAATACTGGAAGCTCGTATAACTCAGGCCATAGCCGAACGGATATAGTGGCTCGCCCTTGAAGTACATATAAGTCCGGCCGTCGCGAATGTTGTAGTCCATCATCGGCGGTAGCTGGTCGGTCGATTTCGGCCAGGTCGTTACTAACCGGCCGCCGGGGTTGTAATCGCCGAAGAGCACCTTGGCGAGAGCGGCGCCTTCATCCTGCGAAGAGTGGGCCATGTGCAGAATCGCAGGAACATTCTCCTGCGACCAGTTGATGGCGAAGGGAAAGCTTGAAATCAAAATGACTACCGTCTTCGGGTTGACGGCATAGACCTGTCTCACCAACTGTTCCTGGTCCAGAGTGATCACTTGGCGGTCCCGCCCTTCCCGCCCATCGCTCGGCACCGTGCAGGGCAAGGTCCCGCCGCCGTCCGGGGTGTTGTGCCAATCGTGCGGCATATCCGGCCCGCAGGTAGGGTCGTTGCCGACGACTACTACGGCGACATCGGAGGCCTCTGCCGCCTTGACTGCGGCCTGAGCGGTCTCGTCGGCGGCATAGTTGACCTTGACGCTGGGGCCAACCGCCTCCTTGATTCCACGAAGCGGAGTAATGGCGTAGGGCGGAGTTCCGCCGTACCAGTCCCAGTGCACGGAGTCAGCCAGCGGCCCAATCACGGCTATCGACTTGATCGAATCCTTCTTGAGCGGCAGGAATGAGTTGGCGTTCTTTAGCAGGACCACTGATTCGAGCGCCATCTTTTGCGAGACTTCCTTGTCCTTCGCGGTGTTCCATGGCTCGGGTGAATCCTTGATCGCGGCGAAAGGAACAGTCGCCGGGGGATCAAGCAAACCCAGCTTGATCGCTATCTGGAATTTCCTGCCGAGCAACTCATCGATCTCTTTTTCTGTGATTGAGCCATCCTTCAAGGCGGCTTTGGTTTCATCCTGGTAGGTATCAAGAAACTGATTGATCCCGGCCTTAAGACAGGCGACTACGGCCTCTTTTTGGGTTGGAAACCGTTTGTGATCGGTGACCAGGAGCTTGACCGCACCGCCGTCGCTCGACAGCACGTCAACCCCCCATTGGTCTTCGACGACGCTCTTCAGGATCGGATTGATGGCCATCGGAGTTCCGTTCCACGAGTTATAGGAGGCCATCACCGCCTTTGCTCCTCCATCGAGAAAACCCATTCGGAATGGCACCGAATAATATTCCCAGAACAAACGCTGGTCGAAATTCGAAGAGGACTTCGTGCGCAGATTTTCATTGCTGTTGGCGAGGAAATGCTTGAGCAACGAAGCTGCCTGCCAATACTTTGGATCGTCGCCCTGTAATCCCTTTACGAATGCAGTCACCATCGTTCCGTTGAAGAATGGGTCTTCGCCATAGACCTCTTCGCTCCTGCCCCAGCGAGGATCGCGGGCAAGGTCAGCCTGTGGCCCCCACAGCATCAGTATCTGGCGGTCGTATTTCGGAGTCTGTGTGATGAATCGAGCTTCATAGCCTTCAACACCCGCCGCCTCCCGCACCAGGTCGGGATCCCAGGACTCACCCATGCCGGGAGGTTGCGGAAATTGCGTCGTGGTGATCGCGCTGCCGTGATATCCGCCTTGGCTTTTGTCGCGCTGCACTACGCCATGAATCCCCTCTGAGCTTCCTATATTCGGCACGCCGAGTCGCGGCACCCCCGTTCTTGTCCCAAGGCAGCCGACCTTTTCATCGATGGTCATCAGCGACAGCAAATTGTCGATCCTCTTTTCCGCCGGCAGCGCTGGATCGTTGAAAGGATAAGCGTGCGCCTGGGATCTCGCTGGCATGACTGCCAGAATCACCAAAACCATGAATGCTACAAAGTATTCGTTCCTATCCATGACCGTATAACTCACTTCACTCTCGGCTCTCGGCCTAGTCTGACAATTCAGAAGCGATCGCAGACCAGCCTATCACGTCGTCCGATCAGCAATGGGCGCTCGAAGACTAGAATCGCCAAGTGACCACTAGCCTCTTCGACCTTTACAAAATCGGGATCGGCCCATCGAGTTCGCACACCATGGGACCGATGCGGGCAGCGCATCGCTTTGCTTCGTCGCTGGGAGACTTGTTCTCTTCGACGGAACGTATTCAAGTCGACATCTACGGTTCCTTGGCATTGACCGGGATAGGTCATGGAACCGATCGCGCCGTTCTACTGGGACTGACCGGGGAAGAGGCGAGCACCATCGATCCAGCGACGATCGAGACAAAGCTTGGGGAGATTCGTAGCAACAACACGATCGCTCTTCTCGGAACCAAGAGGGTAGCGTTCCGCGAATCCGGCGATGTGGTCTTCCATCGCGACCTCATGTTTCCCCCCGGAGCGGCGATCCAGCATCCGAATGGAGTGAAGTTCTCGGCCTTCGACGCTACCAACCATCTGCTCTCTGAACAGGTCTACTTCTCGATCGGCGGCGGTTTTGTCATTGCCGACGGAGAAACAGCGCCCTCGCTTCCGGGCTCAGCATCTTCTATTCCCTTCCCGTTCACCAGTGCCGCCGAGTTACTAGCGACCGCTGCAACCCATGGCATAACGATCGCCGAGTTAATGCTAGCGAACGAAAGCGAGCATCGCAGCGCGGAAGAAGTACGTTCCGGGATTCTAAATATCTGGCACGTCATGCGGGCATGCGTCGAACGGGGCATGTCAACCGAGGGAATTCTTCCCGGAGGACTGAACGTCCGGCGTCGTGCGAAGCAACTTGCGGAACGATTGACCACGAAGGGTCTCAGAAGCAGAGGCGGTGATCCGCTCGCGCCGCTCGACTGGGTCACGGTCTACGCAATGGCAGTCAATGAAGAAAACGCCGCCGGCGGCCGCGTCGTCACCGCGCCGACCAATGGAGCAGCAGGAGTTGTCCCAGCTGTGGCGCTCTACTATCAGAACTTTATCAACGGAGCAGATGAGGATGGGCTGCTCCGCTACTTCCTCACCTCGGCCGCAATCGGCATCCTTTATAAGGAGAATGCTTCGATCAGTGGCGCAGAGGTTGGCTGCCAGGGGGAAGTCGGAGTCGCCTGCTCGATGGCAGCCGGAGCACTGGTCGCCGCTCTGGGCGGCAGCAACGAAGAGATCGAGCACGCGGCCGAAATCGGCATGGAGCACAATCTGGGGATGACCTGCGATCCGATTGGAGGACTGGTGCAGATTCCCTGCATCGAGCGCAACGCGATGGGTGCAGTCAAAGCCGTCCATGCCTGCCGCATGGCCATGAACGAGACCGATGGACATAAGATCTCGCTCGATCAGATCATCCGCACCATGTACCTCACGGGTCTGGACATGCAGTCACGATATAAGGAGACATCGCTGGCCGGCCTCGCCTTGAATGTGATCGAGTGCTGATGGAAGTAATCCTCACTTCGGTGAGACGCTGAACGACACCCGTCATAGCTCACCTCTGTCAGCCGCTGAAGTAACTTCTCCACCCGCGCCGCGGCTCGCCCCGACAACGAGAGCGCGAAAGGCTGCCGACTTTTTCAGACGGGAGTTTCGTCTAGCAGCCGACTATTACCATCTCACCTGAACGAGATCGTCGCGGGCGCCCCATTCTCGTAGTAGTAAGGTAGTGCCCGCATCACGTCGATCGTGAAGTAGCCATCCGCTCCGGAATAGATCCGCAACCATGGCGAAGCGGATTTCTGGCCGCGTGGCCGCTGGAGTGGAGGCGAGCATGAAAGTTTCCCCAAAGTTCTCGATCAACA includes these proteins:
- a CDS encoding DNA-directed RNA polymerase subunit omega; the encoded protein is MRSDLIFGALAHVRNRYELCQLAAKATRKLHKPTTRLQDTANDVLVRFHENNPMNAASTNASLELQEAPLQQRRAA
- a CDS encoding YifB family Mg chelatase-like AAA ATPase, translating into MLFKALSAAVYGIDANIIDVEVDFSGIQTQEDHFHTVGLPDAAVRESRDRVRAAIKNSGFAIPPTHITINLAPADIKKEGSGFDLPIAIGILGAYGALQLKDLSQFLLVGELGLDGSLRAVPGMLPVAVAARANGIANLILPAANAAEAAVVEGVKVYAVGSLTEVRELLNAAANGGIQTQPFKVETSKLLGELQHFHLDFKDVRGQQSAKRALEVAAAGSHNILMIGPPGSGKTMLAKRLPSILAPLSFDEALETTKIHSVAGVLDADTGLVTQRPFRSPHHTISDAGLIGGGAIPRPGEVSLANNGVLFLDELPEFPRNVLEVMRQPLEDGQVTISRASMSLSFPARFMLAAAMNPCPCGYFNDKSHECLCTPPMIQRYISKVSGPLLDRIDIHIEVPAVQYRELRSGTAAEGSAEIRDRVLAARERQRIRFVTAAEKIYSNAQMGTRQVRVFCELSADAERLLERAMQQQGLTARAHDRILKVSRTIADLDAQADINVGHIAEAIQYRTLDRSYWS
- a CDS encoding glycoside hydrolase family 3 C-terminal domain-containing protein — translated: MPARSQAHAYPFNDPALPAEKRIDNLLSLMTIDEKVGCLGTRTGVPRLGVPNIGSSEGIHGVVQRDKSQGGYHGSAITTTQFPQPPGMGESWDPDLVREAAGVEGYEARFITQTPKYDRQILMLWGPQADLARDPRWGRSEEVYGEDPFFNGTMVTAFVKGLQGDDPKYWQAASLLKHFLANSNENLRTKSSSNFDQRLFWEYYSVPFRMGFLDGGAKAVMASYNSWNGTPMAINPILKSVVEDQWGVDVLSSDGGAVKLLVTDHKRFPTQKEAVVACLKAGINQFLDTYQDETKAALKDGSITEKEIDELLGRKFQIAIKLGLLDPPATVPFAAIKDSPEPWNTAKDKEVSQKMALESVVLLKNANSFLPLKKDSIKSIAVIGPLADSVHWDWYGGTPPYAITPLRGIKEAVGPSVKVNYAADETAQAAVKAAEASDVAVVVVGNDPTCGPDMPHDWHNTPDGGGTLPCTVPSDGREGRDRQVITLDQEQLVRQVYAVNPKTVVILISSFPFAINWSQENVPAILHMAHSSQDEGAALAKVLFGDYNPGGRLVTTWPKSTDQLPPMMDYNIRDGRTYMYFKGEPLYPFGYGLSYTSFQYSNLKTSSAEIAKDGTVTVSVDVTNTGSMAGDEVVQLYVKHLKSKVERPREELKGFQRVSIQPNEKKTVTIPLEATDLSYWDEKLGRFQVEAEPVSLMVGDSSADIKLDAKLQIR
- a CDS encoding L-serine ammonia-lyase; protein product: MTTSLFDLYKIGIGPSSSHTMGPMRAAHRFASSLGDLFSSTERIQVDIYGSLALTGIGHGTDRAVLLGLTGEEASTIDPATIETKLGEIRSNNTIALLGTKRVAFRESGDVVFHRDLMFPPGAAIQHPNGVKFSAFDATNHLLSEQVYFSIGGGFVIADGETAPSLPGSASSIPFPFTSAAELLATAATHGITIAELMLANESEHRSAEEVRSGILNIWHVMRACVERGMSTEGILPGGLNVRRRAKQLAERLTTKGLRSRGGDPLAPLDWVTVYAMAVNEENAAGGRVVTAPTNGAAGVVPAVALYYQNFINGADEDGLLRYFLTSAAIGILYKENASISGAEVGCQGEVGVACSMAAGALVAALGGSNEEIEHAAEIGMEHNLGMTCDPIGGLVQIPCIERNAMGAVKAVHACRMAMNETDGHKISLDQIIRTMYLTGLDMQSRYKETSLAGLALNVIEC